The following proteins are co-located in the Terriglobales bacterium genome:
- a CDS encoding lmo0937 family membrane protein has protein sequence MLWTIFAILLILWLLGFSFHVAGGLIHLLLVAAVIVLIVNLITGRRTVV, from the coding sequence ATGCTCTGGACAATTTTTGCCATCCTGCTGATTCTCTGGCTTTTGGGATTCAGCTTCCATGTGGCAGGAGGTTTGATCCATCTGCTTCTGGTCGCGGCCGTGATCGTGTTGATCGTCAACCTGATCACCGGACGGCGAACAGTCGTCTAA
- a CDS encoding deoxynucleoside kinase, with the protein MAKLFDPPRYIALEGPIRVGKSTLSGIIADRLHAQRITEPENNPFLSAFYDGEPGAGFQAQFAFLIARFEQLRALEPHSRKAVVCDYIFEKDKLFACINLNDTELAVYNRYYNYFREQLPTPDLVIYLQASPEVLKRRLRRKNAPSEMAVSDDYIEEIVKAYEHFFFHYTASDLLVVNTNDIDFVERHQDLQELLRRLSEPIRGTQYFLPLGSEAASA; encoded by the coding sequence ATGGCCAAGCTCTTCGACCCCCCTCGCTACATTGCCCTGGAAGGTCCCATTCGCGTAGGCAAGAGCACGTTATCCGGCATCATCGCCGACCGCCTGCACGCACAACGCATCACGGAGCCGGAAAATAATCCGTTTCTCTCGGCTTTTTACGATGGAGAGCCAGGTGCAGGTTTTCAGGCCCAGTTTGCGTTTCTGATTGCCCGCTTCGAGCAGTTGCGCGCTCTGGAGCCGCACTCGCGCAAGGCAGTGGTATGCGATTACATCTTTGAAAAAGACAAGCTCTTTGCCTGCATCAACCTGAACGACACCGAACTCGCGGTTTACAACCGCTACTACAACTACTTCCGCGAACAGTTACCGACACCCGATCTCGTGATTTACCTGCAGGCTAGTCCGGAGGTGCTGAAGCGTCGCTTGCGCCGAAAGAATGCACCTTCAGAAATGGCCGTCAGCGACGACTACATCGAAGAGATCGTTAAAGCCTACGAGCACTTCTTTTTTCATTACACCGCCTCAGACCTGCTGGTCGTGAATACGAACGACATCGATTTCGTCGAGCGCCATCAGGACCTGCAGGAGCTGTTGCGGCGGCTCTCCGAGCCCATCCGCGGAACACAGTATTTCCTGCCTCTTGGTTCTGAGGCTGCCAGCGCTTAG